From the genome of Triticum aestivum cultivar Chinese Spring chromosome 1A, IWGSC CS RefSeq v2.1, whole genome shotgun sequence:
AGACGCCTTTGGCACCTGCACGTGCACACACAACAGAGACATGACATCAAAAGGAATTATCCTACACTTGAACAACAACATTATAGTTTGCACGAAATTCTATCCATCGATGCCAAAATTCAGAACCAACATGCCCACAAAAACATAATACAAAATATATGATGCAGGCAAGACGCTGCTGCAGCTGAAGCTGGCAAGAGAAAACAATTCTTATTAATTAGTGAAGTAAACACATATGACTCAGCCATGCTAAACAATTAGCAGAAAACGAACTCTTAGCTAGACTGATAAACTGAAGCAATCAACCAGTTACGACTGAACCAATTTCAGTCAGCAGCAACATCAGTAGCGGACGGGATTCATGCATGGTCCCTGATCGACTGGTTCACACTGAAGCAGTAGGAGCAGCCACCGAGAGGATCTGAGCTGAATCACCAGAACAGTAAGGATCAGCCGCCGAGAGGATCTGAGCTGAACTCAACCAGAGCGCACGGGCACGAGCAGGAGCAACAAGGCCACGCACGGGCGTGCGAGCGACAGTAATGGCCGCGCATGGGCTCTCGAACGGCGGCAGCGGCAGTGCACGagcgcggcggcagcagcagcagggttCAGAGAAATCTACTTGTCAGATCTAACTTCAGTGTTCAGAGTTCAGTACATCTCAGGATAAATAACGAGGAAACAAGAGtcatataaggaaataaatcaTCCATGATTTGTATTCGTGTCAATATAAAAATCAGGAAACAAGACCAAATCCATGATTTGCATGGTGCTGCAGCCTACAAGGGCGTCAGTTTCGCACAGCACACAACAAAGAGGTGGTGGTGCAGTTGGCTAGCATCGCTAGAAAACGCTCGAGGTTGAGAGTTCGAGCCTCACATCACCCAAAGGCCATCGTTGTGATGACACGCTCAGTGGCAACTTGGGTCACCACATTTACACCTGAATCATCAGGTGAAATTGAGCAAGTCTGAACCTGGTGGTTGGTAGCTCCACTCTGAACTGGATCGCAGTTCTAGTGAAGCTCTACAAGTCTGTGACTCCCTGTTTGGTTCATGATGAATGAACCACCAAAGTGCATACTGTGATTCTGTACAATTCATATCAAGAAAATTGTACAATTGACAAGAGTTCTATGTGTAGCCTTTACATATATTTTTGCCAAAGTGCATACTGTGATTCTGAGTTGCAGATTATGGTTATGAGTCACGAGAAAGAAAAATATATGTAAAGGCTACAGATAGAACTGTTGTCAATTGCACAGTTTTCTTGACATGAATTTTACAGACTTGTTTTGTTTCTCAACATGTCACTTAGGCAGATATGTTTTGTGTAGTCTCGTTTTCAGCTCCACCTTGTACAGAGTTGTTTTGTTTCCCAACATGTCTCTTTTACAGATTATCTCGAACTGGAATGAAACCCTTTATAACACGCCACCCAAGTGTGCGCACACTGGGTTTTTCGATAATTTATTTTCTTCAGCATTTGAGCATAAACCAATGTCTTTTCGGTGATAATCATTAGTAGTAATCGTCAGGATGCCAGTGTGTTGAATATTGATATGTCATAAACCTGTGGTCTTTGAAACATGACCTGCTGTCTGTTGGTGTGACTGATAGAACAGGTTGTTGGTCTGGATCATATGTGAATTGCTGAAGCAAGGGTTTGAACAAATCCAGGCCTGAGAGCTTGCTTTGTACTATTACACTTTTCAGTTACAGCGTTCATTTTGCTCCTAACTAATCCTGTGTCTCGTAGTACTTGTCgagaatattttttttgaaaagacaGGAGCCATCCATGATTTGCATGGTCCAGTTGCTTAATTAACATCGTTTGTATCGCTTGCAAAACAACAAGTGGGGTGGTGGCGCATCTCATAGCTGAGAGTGATCCTGAGGTCGAGAGTTCGAGCCTCTCTCACCCCACCTACAAACGGCCACCGTAGTGATGAAAAGCTCTGTGGCAACTTgggtcgtcacatggtcatctgaTTCATCGGATTGATTTGAGTAACTCTGAACATGGTCTATTCTTTTTTCTCTTTATTTATCACCGTAAATTTAACACTGATTTCAAGTTTTCTCGTCTAGTTTCGACGGCTGGTGGTTTGTTAACGCTGAACGTGAGTGGTCTGATCACGAGGGTTCAAGCATCCCATCCAAGAGCAAATGATGAAACTCGTGAGAGCTTCTTGGGTCAGCACGTCCCCATTTCAAAAGAAGTTGTGGACttacgtatatatgagcgcttgcatctatactgtgttaaaaaaagttTTCCAAGTTAATTAAACCACCTTCCAGTTTGGTCGACCCCGACCCCCCATCTTGTGTTAATGCAACTCGAAAATATCCCGTAAACTTAACTTCCAAATTCCAAATAATTGGTTATTAGGAGCGTCCCAACAAGAATCTAGGCATTGAAGAGGAGCTTTGCGGCATGGCGGCTGGCTGCTGGTGCTGGAACAATTTTAACAACACCGGCGACAAAAGGAAAGGAGATGGTGTAGGTAGCGGTTATTAGCGTGGAAGTTTCATCCACAAAACAAATCATTTTGCGAGGTATATTGAGGGTGAGCACTTTATCGCAAGTTTGCGAGTCCTTTTTTTGAACTCCCTTTTCTTGGGGGTTTTAAGTACCTTTTGGGAATTTGCTAGAGTGATCTAACTCTCAATAGTAACAATAGTATTTTCTGAGAGTTGAGGGCAGATTCCCAGGCATCGGCTAATAGGACTACAATTAGGAACTAGAGGTGCCCTTAATTTGACAACTAACAGACGAAATGTTCAGTGCGATGGTGACAATTTGTCCTAACACATGCGAGAGAAAAACACTGAAAGGATACGAACAGAGAAACTGATATTGACAAGGAAGGACACTAATTGGTAGCCATTCTAGAAGAGGATGGCTCTAACACTCGAAGTGACTGTGGGGTACGCTGGCTTTGCCATGATGCCATTACCGATCATGCACTCAGTTCTTCGTCAACTAGCTAAAAATGTGAGGGTTTTTACGGTACCCTATACTGCTACTGGGAAGCGAGCAGTATATGTGTGATCCCATCGTGATTTTTAAGGATAGTACTACATACATCTCTGATTCATAAGAAAACTTACGTTGAAAACTATTCTTGTTCATAAAGGGAATTGCTCTGGTGAGCCATCGTGCACGCCGATGACAACGGCGGTGATGACCAGGACACAAGCAGGTCGAGCAATATGCCTGGGTGAGCATTCTAGCACACGATGTGGTTGTCGATCTCACAGCAAAGGTAGATGAGCAGCTCCACGTCCCGCGAGATGCGGCCGAAGTAGAGCACTAGTAAAATGAAAAAAGACGACCATGGGCTCCGCAGAGGCAGAGCAAAAGTTGACGGGTGGTCTTCGGTCCCTCTCTCGCGCTAGGGTTCCCCCGctcacctcccgccgccgccgcccctcccgccgccgccggccccgcccccCCGTCTCCGCCCCCTTCCGCCCTCCCCCCCTTCGTCTTGGCCGCCTCGCGTcgcctccccgggaggtggccggggcggagctcgcGCCCCTCGCCCGCGGGACCCCGCCCTCCCCATCTCCCCCCGCCGCCGTCGGTGGGCGCCCCCGGCGCTGGCCcgggtggtgccggcggcggcgggccttcCAGTCCCCGCGCGCCCGTGCTCCCTTCCCGGGGCAGGGAGGCGCCGGCGGTGCAGCCCGGCTTGGCTGCGGTCCGGCGGCCCTGCGGTGGCGGCCGGCGGCCGGCGTGGTGACGGCGCCGCtcctcggcggcggggcggcgtggtggtgCCGGGTGGCCGTCGacgcgcccccggcccagatccGGGCACGTCGGGCCCCATCTGGGCCCCTGGGGGCCGGCCCCCCGGCATGGTCTCGTTGTctgcggcgcggtgaggaggaggagcggctcggacTTGGGGCGTCGGCGTCGATggcgtgccggcagcagcgcgaaggcgggagctttacgggcccacgagggctcggccgggcctgtgggcctacgggcctggtgtgctcctgctattgcgtccggacggctattgtcgctgacggtggaggtggggccctcccgcgtgccgatggtgctgatgccctagtcccggctctgattCTTCGTCGTGTTGTTCtcacttcgcggtgccgtggtgagacggcgtggaggcctcatgaccgcgttggcgtagggtggtggttggtttggtggcgggatccggagcgcccgaggtgcgggttgggatcgggggaaacccctgtcggcgtggccgacccaggcgcggtggcgcctgtgggtgccgcctgaccttccgggagggcgtcgggggctactCTTCCTatcgcctcgtcgtgtaccgggggaaacccttggcagcagcgtcgtcatcgtcgcgatccttcCTGGAGGTGTTGATTGGTGTCGGCGCTTCGGAGTCTTGAAGCCTAGTGGATAAGACTGGTGGGCCTAgcgatcgcgaggcttcttcgtttttgttgatccgccgttgtcggcatttgtttcttttgctctttctctgttgtttcttttgggcgtgactgtaCTGCTTCTGCCCCAGCATCTATCCCTGTATGAcccggttggttgctttgtatacaaagcaggaggaaaccctttttcggtaaaaagACGACCATGAGCCTAGCGAGGACAGGGTTAGCACGAACTAGCACGAGGTTCCACCACGAGCAATGATACACTTACAGGCAGTTTTTAACAGACTTAAGCTTACGGAAAGGGGTGTCATTAAAAGATTGGAGGGAATGGAGCCCCACCCCAGGATTTGAGGGGAGTGGGATGAATTAGTCGCTGCCACCTCGGTTCCACCACGCTCAGGCACTCACCTAGCCGCAGCTCTTCGGGCGTATCCTGACCTCGTCGTCAACGGCGGCGACCTCGTCCGCGACACAGGGTGGTTTGGCATGTGCTGCCGCCATGCATGAGGCACAGTAAGCGTGATGCTATGGGTGATGATGGGGTGCATGGCGACGGGCCATAACGTCATAACCGTAGAAGCATCTGTCCACGATCATGGTGGCGCAGCGGGCCGGCAGGCGTGCGGTCGAAGAGGAGACGAGCGGCCGGGGGCATCTGTCAGAGGTGCAGAGAGTCACCGATTTAACAAGGAGAACGGCTGGGTCAGGTTGATCAATCTCGCCGGGTGAAGACTGTGATCTCCCCATAATAAACTGCAAGCACATATACCGGTGGACGAGAGTACTGCTGATCCGGTTTCACCAGTACAGATATCTAACTATCCTTGGATCTTTGCCATTGGACGGCCTGTATTCAATACAGGGTACCATAAAAGAGCTCAAAAATGTATTCTAGTCGATCCCGTTATTTCTTTGCAGTGTGTTCATCTCGGAAAACCGCCACACTTGGGTGCATTTTCACCGCCGGTTTTCATGAAACCGGTTGTGATTGTGGAGGGGTCAAAAGTCCATTTTTTCAGTAGTGAAAGAATTAAATATTGCGAAAGTACTTTCCTACAGAAATTCATATGCAAGTATACAGCCTAAACATAAAAAATGTAAATATTTGTAGAGATATACTATACTAGTCTAAATTTCAAATTTTAACCTTATTCTTCCTGCAAAAGCGAGGGGAGTAATAATGTGAGACTCATGGTAATGTATTGCAACGAAATCATGAAGTACTTCAACATTACAACCGGGATGCATGCATCCTGACAACCGAAGGTAACAAGAAAAACTAAATTTGTGGCAACAATAGCACACCCTACATTGCCACACAGTACTTCTCACTGTAATATCTCCATGCATGTACTGCAGCAATATTTTGTTACTGCTGCAGTAACCTGCATGTCATATTGCAAGCTAGAGAATTATTAAGGACTAGTACTACTAAAAGTAACCGAAGGGAAACCGTAGGTGGCAATGAGACTACCACGGATTATTTGTCGTTGCAATACTGCCATGGCGAGATCATTCTTTGAGAAGCGTGGAGGTGGAGTTGGCGGCGATGGCCTCGGCGAATACAGCGCCACAGCCGCCGCTCTGGCAGCCTGCACCGCAGTAGGCCGGGCCAATACCGCAGGATCCCCACTGGCTACAACAATAGTTGTTTGTGCAAGCCCTGCCACCGGCGTTCTTGCCACACGGCTTGTCGGTGCTGCAAGCGCCGTTCTGGCAGCCGACGCCGCAGAACTCGGAGCCGAGGCCACAGTAACCCCACTGGCTGCAGCAGAGGTTGTTCGGGCATAGCTTGCCGCCGGCCTGGCTGCCGCACTTGATGTCGGCGTGGCAGGGGCCGCCCTGGCAGCCGGCGCCACAGTACTCGGAGCCGAACCCGCAGTGCCCGTACTGGCTGCAGCAGTGGTTGTTGGGGCACACTGCGCCGCCGGCCTGGctgccgcagcgcttgctggtgtAGCAGGCGCCGTTCTGGCAGCCGTTGCCGCAGTAGTCGCCGCCCATGCCGCAGTAGCCGTACTGGCTGCAGCAGAGGTTGTTGGGGCACTCCATGCCGCTGCCCTGCTCGCCGCACCTCTGGGCGTGCGTGGTCACCGTGAAGGCGAGGACGACAGACACGCCGAGAGCGAGGGCCCTGgtgctcatcatcttcttcctttttACTTCCTCTCTTGTCGATCTAGGGCTGGTTGTGTGCTTGTGTCTGTGGAGTAAACAGGTGATGATCCCCGCTTTATATAGGCGCTCTGAACTTCTCGTTACAGTCCAATTCGATGTGGCAGCTCTTGCCATGCAATTGCACGCATACACGTGTTTCACTCATTGTCAACGATCTTAACCTGATCGTCGTCTGACCGAGGAGATTGTTAATGGATGCGATGTGATACGATGCCGGATCCGTTCTTGATAGACGTGGCACTGCACTGTACGTAAGATTCGTAATGTTTATATGCTGTTTATGCTTGCATGGGACATGCATGGAGAGCGCGCTATTAGACTAATActaacttagagcatctccaacagccgcccaatGCGCGGCGCCCAAAAAGACAGGTTTATAGCACGTAAGTAGGTTTTTTAGGCGCTAGAAGACGTTTGCTCCAACAAACGCTGCAAAATATGTTGTGCGCGCGAGTCCAACGGTCCCAATCAAGCGGTCTCATCTGCAGCAGTCCAGAGTTTGCAGCGCGCGCGACCGGACGCACTAAATATGCTGCGCGCGCTGCATTAGTTATAGCGCGCGCGTTTTTTGTGCGGCTGCTGGAGACTTCAAACCGGATCCGCGCGCGCTAAAATAGGTTTTTATACCGCGCGACGCTCATATAGCgtttctattggagatgctcttagaactAATACGTACGCATACACATGTGATTACACCTCGTCGTCCCCATCCACAGAAGCACCCCAACGGACACGTCGCGTGCATAGCATCTGATCGATGCGAACGTTGTGCTCTGCGTCCATGATATTGATCATCTtatcttctttttcttctcatgAGAGCAAGTACTATGATGCGAGATGTTAGATGTAGTTTTGAGAGTCGTGTGGGCGTGACATGCATGGAGAGGAGAGCAATGCATGCACGTGACCAGTTAATGGAAAAAATGGCAGTGGCATCTCGCACCGGATATCCTTTGTTAGGAAAAATGGTCGGTTGTTAGGAATATTGCGATGGTAAGGCAGGCCTGATCCACATCTTGGTTCAGTCGATCGAACCATCGAAGTAGTAGTTGGCTACAATTTTTTTTCTCGGGAGAGTAATTGGCTAGAGTACAATTGAATATAAGCTCGAGTTTTTTTTAATATAATACAGACGCAAATGCCCATATACACACAGATACTCCCTACATCTATGATCACCTTCAAGAGACTGAGCgagcacatcatcttgagattgacgaagtcattaCAGACACCTTCGTAGTTGGCGAGAACGTCTCCTCCTACTAAGAGCACATTGTCGaaaggcctgaaataaatccagaaaatacttaaaTTCTGGTGGGCTGGGAATACCACTGTCCTTCTAATCattcaaccacatgttggttcaccAATATAAGCTCGAGTTAAGACCTCCTGTAGTGTGAGTATCATAGCAAGTACTCTCAAATTAATGGGTTCAAAATATTCATCTCTTTGGTTTACTCTACAGATCTCAAATATTTTCAATGCTTACTACTCCTTCCATCCCAAAATAAATGTCGTTGATTTAGTGCAAAGTTAGTAGAagtttgtactaaatcagcgacacttattttgggacggagggagcatATTATTACTATGCCCAAGACTTTGTTTTGCCGGGATTGCTTTTAACATGGATTTGCTTGGATTACCCGCTCATTTGTGTGTCCAGATGTATTATGTGTTGTCATATTGGTAACTAAAAAATACATTTGAGGCGAAACAAACAGTAGGTCTTGGCATACTGCATATTTTCCCTGCATTTTTAGTTAAATGTTAAATATAGAGGGTAAAAAGAGCTAACAAACTCTATTGTCTAGTTGACTAGGTGCAGAGTTGTACAAATAAGCACACATGTTAGATAAAGGTCTTGGCCCAATCAGAGAATTGTGAGTATGCTTTCCTTTCCTATCATTTTCAGCCATGTATTGTTAACTATTATTGGATATATTATCTCTAGCTTGGATTTTATGTGCCAATCAATATACATACAACATTGTAGCCAAAGATGCATCTCAAAGAAACATGGTAAATTTTGATAAAATAAACTTCCAATTTAAGTGTATCTTTAGGCTTTAGTCCAAAGTACTTATATttaatggcaaatttatttcatATAGTAACTTCTTTTATCACCGTTTGTGCTGCCATGCAAAATTATAGGCTTTGGTGATTATCTGTGCATTATATCCTGCCTCCTTGTCCAAAAGTATCCATTCTTCCATCAATATTTTTGATGAGAATTACTTTTCTTAATGTACTTTGCACCTGTGTTGCGCCTTCCCGCTTTGTCATTGTCAAACTAACTAAATTTTTGTGGTCCTACATCCTATGGCACCAAAGCATTTTGCCTAGTTTGGCTACTTAAATCTTGTGTATGTGTGGTCATGCTTTGTTCTATTCTTCAAGAATCGAAATTCAAATGGCTCTCCAATTTA
Proteins encoded in this window:
- the LOC123170176 gene encoding agglutinin isolectin 3-like; the protein is MMSTRALALGVSVVLAFTVTTHAQRCGEQGSGMECPNNLCCSQYGYCGMGGDYCGNGCQNGACYTSKRCGSQAGGAVCPNNHCCSQYGHCGFGSEYCGAGCQGGPCHADIKCGSQAGGKLCPNNLCCSQWGYCGLGSEFCGVGCQNGACSTDKPCGKNAGGRACTNNYCCSQWGSCGIGPAYCGAGCQSGGCGAVFAEAIAANSTSTLLKE